The Granulicella sp. 5B5 nucleotide sequence AGACTCGTACGAAGACCGTCGGTTTTCAGGTGATGGGTGCTGGCCGTGCGCAGGGGATGATCGCTCTGCTGGAAGCTGGCGCGGCAGGTGCGATGCCGGAGCTGGCTGCGGTGATGCCGCAGGGCGTCTATGAGGCACTCGCGGCGTTCAAGGATGGCAACCCTGCGCTGGCGGCGGAAAAGCAAAGCCGCCTGGAGATGCCGGATTCGCTGATCGCAGAACTGGGCGTTGCGGGTATCAAGTATGGCTGCGATTGGAACGGCTACTACGGCGGGGTGCCACGGCTGCCGCGCGTGCCGCTCGATGCCGAAGCCAGGAGCCGGGTAGAGCAGGCGCTGGGCAGTCTGCGGAACTAAAACGATGTGTCGATACAGCCTGCTCGGACGGCTGGGCCCTCCCCCCGTTTTGGGGCTATGATCCGCAGCGGATTGGGGTTAGCGTCGTAACCAGTTCGGTAGTTACCTGGCTGTTGCTTGAGAAAGAGCGTTAGACGAGAAAACCCGGCCTGGGCCGGGTTTCCTGCTGCACTTTTATTGTATCGGGTGTGTCAAGGGGTGATGGTTGCTTTTATCGTGAGGAGACGTGCAGTGAAGCGAGCTTCTGACGACCCTGCGTGGCCTCCGGCGAGTTGGGGTAACGCTGGATGAGCGAACGCAGCTCGCGTACACCCGCCTCGGTCTGACGCACGGCGAACATTGCCTCAGCCTTGTGCAACTGGCCTGCGGGAATCTTCGAGTTTGCGGGATAGCGCTCGAGCAACTGGTTGTAGTCCTTGATGGCTGCGGTGGGCCTTTGGGTGCGCATGTTGATTTCGCCGAGGTAGTAGAAGGCGTTGCCGGAGAGGTTGTCGTCCGGATAGGCCTTGATGAGGTCGCTGAACTCCGAGGTGGCGAGCGGGTACTTGCCGGCCATGTAATCGCTGTAGGCGGTGCGGTACATGTCCGATGCGGAGGGCCCGCCAGAGTCAGGCTGCGATGCCGAGGCGTCCGGCTGTGCCGGGCCCGCGGGAAGCGGCTCGCCGGGTGCAGGCCCGAGCGTGCTGCCGTCGTTGGTGGGTGGGGGAGCAGACGCAGGCGTGGTGGCGGGTTGCACGTTGGCACCGCTGCCGCTGCCCTGGGGCAGGTTGCTCAGGATGGCTGCGGTGGATTGCTGCTGGCTCTGGATGCTGCCGAGCGCTTTCTCCATGCGGGTGAGGCGGGCCTTGAGCTCGTCGATGGAGTCGTTCATCGCCTGCACCTGGCCGGAGAGCTGGTCACTCTTGGCGCCCATGGCGTCCTGCTGGTTCTGCATGGCGAGCTTGAGACCGTTGACGTCGACGGACATCTTGTTGACCGAGTCGGCGGTCTGCTGGACGAGATCCTTGAGCACACCCATGCGCTCGTCGTTGGACTGCTGGAGGCGGGCGACGGCGTCCTGCAGTTGTTGCACCTGCACCTGTAGCTGGATCATCTCCTTGCTGACGGCGTGGGCGCGGGGAACGGCAAAGCCGCAGAAGAGCAGGGCAACGGCGGCGAAACGGAACAAGGGAGAGCGAAAGGTCAGTCTGGACATGCAGGACTCCTCAGACATTAGATGGTACTTGAAGGAGAAGAGGAAAGCAGTAGAGGAGTAGAAGAGTAGAGCGGGTGACCGGAGGCCTACCCCTCTACTCTCTACTCCTCTTTTTGCTGTCTTACTTCACTGCTTTACCGGTCGATGGAGAACTGGTCGCGGCGGTTCTGCTGCCAGCAGCTATCGGTCTCCTCGGTGCAGAACTGACGCTCCTTGCCGTAGCTGACGACGCGGATGCGGTGGCCGTCGACGCCTGCCGCCACAAGGGCCTGCTTGGCAGCGTTGGCACGGTTCTCACCCAGCGTGATGTTGTACTCCACCGAACCACGGTCATCGCAGTAGCCTCCGATGAGGACCTTGATGTTCGGGTTTGCGTTGAGATAGGACGCAGCGGATGAGATGGAACCCTTGGCATCGGCGCGGATGTCATAGCTGTCGTAGTCGAAGAAGATGTCCTGCACATGCTGGTGGAAGATGGCGTCCTGTCCCATGTCGCCTTCGCCGGAGGGCGTGGTGGGCATGGAGGGCACGCGCACGGTCACGCGAACGCTGGCATCGGTGGTGCCGCCGTCACCCTTGGCGACAAGGTGGAAGTTCGTCGAGGCAGAAGGAGAGACTGTCTGCGTGCCGTTCACGGGCACGTTGCCAATGCCGTCGATGGAGACGCTGGTGGCATTGGTGGTGCGCCAGTTCAGGACGACCGACTGGCCGAGATCAATTGACAACGGATCGGCGGAGATGGTTGCCGTTGGCGCTGCTGCGCCTTCGGTCGGAGCCATGGCCGCGGGAGGGGTGTTGTTCTTCTTGTGGCAGCCCGTGACTGCCAGCATCCCAACGGTAAGGGCAAGCGCTACAGCAGACCAGCCCTGCTTCAGCACTACCTGCTTCATGACCCGCGATCGATCGTTTGTCATATGCGTTCTCTTTTCTCTCTCCTAGTGATTGTTGAATGATTGTTGAATGGTTGTTGGAATGTAATGTAGCCGACTTCGTTAGTAAGATAGACGCCAATTGGTAATAGATCGTAATCAGACTCAAGAATGATTTTACCCAGAAACGCGCACTTTCTCCTGAATTATTTCCAGCTCCAGTTGGGCATGTCGGTTCCAGCACCGGTCAGGACGCGTTTTTGGGTTCCGTCCGCCAGCATGGACATGATGCGAGAGGAGGAGTCGCGGCCGTTGGGCTCGTTGGCAAAGACGATGTGACGGCCATCCGGTGACCAGGACGGGAAGTCGCAGCGCCCAATGTCATGAGTGAGTTGTATCCAGCGCTTGGTGGCGATCTCCATTACATAGATGTCCTGGCCGCCGGGTGCGCCGGGGCCGTACTTGCGGTCCCAGGCAAAGGCGATGAACTGGCCGTTGGGCGACCATGAGGGCGAGGTGGCATAGCCGCCGTCGGTCATCCGAACGACACCCGAACCGTCGGCATCCATGATGTAGAGCTGGGGAAGGCCACTGCGCCCGCTGATCCAGGCGATCTGCGCGCCAGTCTTGGGGTTCCAGGTGGGTGAGACGTCCGGCCCGGCGAACGAGGTGACGCGGTGTGCCAGCGAGCCTTGCGGATCGGAGATCCAGATCTCCGGATCGCCTGTACGGGAGCTGGAGAAGGCGATCTGCTCGCCGCTGGGCGACCACGCGGGCGACAGGTTGGTGCCGCCGACTGAGCTGAAGGCAACCATGCGGCCCAGCAGCAGCGAGTACATCTTGATCTGGAAGCCGTTCTTACCGAGCGAGCTGAAGGCCACGCGAGAGTTGTCCGGGGAGACGCGCGGGCCGATGGCGACCTCACCGAGGTGCGTCAGCTGATGCTGGTTGGCGCCGTCGTAGTCCATCATCCAGATCTCTTTGCTGACACCCGCTTTGCGGGTGTAGAAGATCTTGGTCTCGGCGATGCCAGCGGTGCCGCCGAGCCGGAGGATGATGTCGTCGGCGAACTCATGTGCGGTCTGGCGGGCGCCTTCGTCGCCGGCGTCGTCGGTGTAGAGCTTGGTGAAGATCTGGGGGTACTGCGTGTTCTTGGCGTCGTCGAGAAAGCCGTTGACGACGACCTTGCCGTTCTGCACGGAGAAGTTGCCGAAGGCCACATAGGCGGCGCTAGCGGGCGCGACCGACCACTGGCTGAGGTTCATCTCAGCCTGATTGCCGGGCGTGACCTCGGGGTTCTGGCTCTTGGAGACCACGTCGAAGATGCCTGCGGAGGCGAGATCGGCGTAGAGCGTCGCGTCGAAGACATGCTTGGCCTCGGCTGCGGAGGGATCGCCGCCCATCGGCTTGAAGTCTGCCGCGGCGAGCCGCGTGCTGGCGGAGGCGTTCTTACCCGTCTCCAGGATGTTCCAGTCCTGACTGTAGGCGGTGGCAGAGACGGACAGCGTGAGCAGAGCGCTGAAGGTGGTGAGCAGTAGGCCTTGGCGGGTTGCGTTCATCGTTCTCGGGGCTCCAGTGTTCGTTGCGGGGAGGGTTATGCTTCCATACGTCTGATGCATAAGACTGTGCGGATTTTATTTCGTATCACGACTGGTGGTAATCAAATTTGAACTCGATAGGGAGCTGGCTGCCAGCTCCAGCTGGGAGTGGCCCAAAGGAATCAACACGTTGGATGGCGCGCATGGCTGCCTGATCGAGTGTAGGTGAACCGCTGCGAGTCTCGACGTGCAGGTCGGAGACGGAGCCGTCGGACTGAATGTAGAAACGGAGTACGACGCTGTGGCCCTGTGAGGCGCGAGGGTCGGCTTCGTTGGGGTTGTAGTTCTGGTTGACCAGTTGACTGACCAGGCGCAGGTAATAGGTATAGCGCTGGCCAAAGGTCTTGTCTTCGACCGTGACGGTGGCGGTGCCGTTCTTGAGCTGGGAGATGGACTGCGGGAGCTGTGTCGCGGCGTCTCCGCTGGCAGCTTTGGGCGTGACGGGCGTGGGCTGCGGATGCTTGGGGGCCGTGACAACCGTTGGCTTGGGGATGGCCTTCTCGGGAGTCTTGCCTTTGATGAGGACGTCGTCGGGGCGGGGTGGCGGCTGCGTGGTCTCCTTGGGTTGCGGAGCGGGAACGGGCGTTACGTTGTCCGAGGCGAGCACGTTCTTGTCGATGGGCGCGGCCTTGGGCGGAAGCGGGATCGCGGAGACCATGCTGGCCTGGATGGAGCCTGACTGCTGCTGGTTCTCGCCCCACTTGGGTCCGTGGATGTGCGCCATGATAGCGAAGCCCGCGATGACTGCAGCGGCTGCGATGTGGAGCCCGATCGCCCACGTGAGTCCTCGACCGAGATGGTCGAACTCCTGGGCGTGGCTCGTGTTGGCGTAAGTGGCCATCGTTCTCTTCAAAACCGGGTCGTGCGCAAAGGTTTCTTACTGCTTCAAAGGTTGCGTCACAATGCTGATGTTGGTGATGCCTGCCTGCTTGACCGCGTCCATTACGGAGGCGAAGGCGCCGAAGGGGACCTTCTCGTCAGCGCGGACGTAGACCACGCGCTTGTCGCCTTTGGGATTGTCGGCGAGCAGGCTGGAGAGGTCGTGGATGTTGACCTGCTTGTCCTGCAGGAAGACGTTCTGGTCCTTGTCGATGGTGACGACCATGTGCTCTTCGGTGAGCTGGTTCACGGTGCGCGTGTGGGGCACGGCGACCACGATGCCCGACTGCAGCACCGGAGCCGTGAGCATGAAGATCAACAGCAGCACGAGAACCACGTCCACCAGCGGCGTGATGTTGAGGTCGGCCAGCGCCGATTGTGTGCGGCCTCGCGAGGAGAAGGCCATGGCTAGATGGACCTCCGGCGGCCGTCTTCCTGCGGCTGGGACTGCGGTGTCTGCGGCTGGAAGAGCGCGGCGTTCTCGATGGCGTTCAGCAGCTCACGGCCAAAGTCGTCCATGCGTGAGGCGAACTCACGCAGCCGCGCGGTCAGCTGGTTGTAGCCAACCAGCGCGGGGATAGCGACGACGAGGCCCGCAGCGGTGGTGATAAGGGCTTCCGAGATGCCTGGCGCGACAGCGCGGAGAGTAGCTGCACCAGCGGTCCCGAGGCCGTGGAAGGCGTTGACGATGCCCATGACTGTGCCGAAGAGGCCGATGTAGGTGGCCGACTGAGCGATCGTCGCAAGCCATGTCAGGCGGTGCTCCATCTGCGTGAGCGCCTCGCTGGAGGCGGTGAGCGCGGCGCGCTCCATCGCCGCCGGGTTGGGCGGGATGCCGCGGCCGCCGCTCTGGCGCTGGTACTCGTCGTGGATTTCGTTGAAGACCGAGACCAGCGGGCTGGGCTTGAACTGGTCGGCGACGTGCGCGATCTCGCTCAGGCGGCCGGATTTGCGGAAGGCGCGCAGGAAGCGGTTGCTCTGCTTTTCCGCCGAGCCAAAGGCGCGCCACTTGGAGAGCATCACAGCCCACGAAAAGATGCTGGCGATGAGCAGGATTCCCAGCACGGTCAGTGCGACGGGGCCGCTGTTGTGCAGCATCTCCACGATGGCGCTGCCGTTGTTGCCGGCAGGCGCCGTAGTGGTGGAGTCGGGAAGGGTCGATGTCGCGTCTTGGAGGAGGAGGGCAAAAGCGAGCAGAGTCATAGCGTCTATCAAGTAGTGTACCGTTGCCGTTTGTGCGTTGTATCGGAGGGCGAACCTTGTTTGGTACGAAGGCCCCTGCTTTCATTTGGATGCAACTTTTGACGGCTGCTATCCAGAGCGCCTCCTGCTATGCTCTCGGTGAAAGAGACTCTGACCCGATGCTTCTGGAGCTTCGCGCCGAAAACTATGCTGTGATCGACCACGCGGTGGCCGTATTTGGCCCGGGGTTGAACCTGCTTACGGGCGAAACCGGTGCGGGTAAATCTATTCTGATTGACGCGCTGGTGATCCTGCTGGGCAGCAAGGCCTCCAGCGACATGGTGCGCTTTGGCGCAGAGAAAGCCGTGCTCGGCTGTGTCTTCGAGTCCACGCCCGGCGCCGAGGAGATCCTGGAACGCAACGGCATCGACGCTGAGGGCGACGAGATTCTTATCCGCCGCGAGATCGGCACCACAGGCAAGGGAAGGGTCTTCGTCAACAACCAGCCCGCGACCGTGGGTGTGCTGCGGCAGCTGGCGCCGGAGTTGGCGTTGGTACACGCGCAGTCGGAGACGCTGGTTGCCTTTGATGCTGAACAGCAGCGGCTGCTGCTCGACCGCTTTGGAGATGTTCGCATAGACGACGTTGCCACGCACTTTGCAAAATGGCGTGCGCTGCGCAGTCAGATTGAAGAGCTGCGCAATGCTGAGCAGGACCGTACGCGGCTGATGGACCTGTGGAGCTTCCAGGCGAAGGAGATCGCTGCCGCTGCGATCGTGGATGCGGAAGAGGACACGCAACTGGAGACGGAGAAGCGCGTGCTCGCCAACGCGGAGCGGCTATTTACTGGCGCGAATGCTGCGCAGGAGCTGCTGTACGAAGCGGAGGTCTCTGCGGAGTCGCTGTTGGGTGCCGCGCAACGTCACGTAGAGGACCTCGCGAGATTCGATCCTCAGTTTGCGGAGACGGCGCAGCAGATTGCAACAGCCAAGGCTGCGGTCGAAGATGCGGCATCCACACTACGGGCCTTCGCGGGCCAGGTGACGGCTTCGCCCGAGCGGCTTGCGGAGATCGAAGACCGGCTCGCCACACTGGACCGGCTGAAGCGCAAGTACGGGTCTGGTTCGCAGAAGACGGGGCTCGCCGAGGTGATCGCCTTTGGTGAGGAGGCCGCGCAGAGGCTCTCCGATATCGAGAACCGCGATGCGCGCCTGATTGAACTGGAGAAGGACCTGACTATTGCAGCGGCGAAGTATATTGTCGCTGCGCGCAAGCTCAGTGCGGAGCGCACCAAGGCAGCAGAGCAGCTCTCGAAGGTGGCTGAGAAGCAGATCAACGATCTCGCGATGCAGGCGCGGTTCCAGATCGATGTTGAGCCGAACGAGACGGAAGGCGCCTGGACCGCACATGGCTGGGACGCGATTGAATGCCGCATTGCTACGAACGCAGGTGAGCCGGTGAAGCCGCTTACAGAGATCGCTTCCGGCGGTGAGATGAGCCGTGTGATGCTGGCTCTGAAGGTCTCCGTGGAAGAGGGCGCTGCGGCCCACGCGAAGAAGCGTGGCCTGCCGTTGCCGCGTACACTCGTCTTCGACGAGATCGATATTGGTATCGGAGGTCGCGCAGCCGAGGCCGTCGGCCAGAAGCTGAAGTCACTCTCCCGCGCCCAGCAGATCCTCTGCATCACGCACCTGCCGCAGATCGCCGCCTTTGCCGACCAGCATTTCCTCATCGAAAAGGCGGAGAAGCGCGGACGCATCCAGACCGGCGTGCGATTGATGAAGCCTGAAGAGCGCACGGTGGAGATCGCACGCATGCTCTCCGGTGCCAGCGTGACGGACACTTCGCTTCGCCATGCCGAGCAGATGCTCAAGCAGAGTATCTAAGGTATCTAAGCACCCTCGAAAACTTCATATTCAAAGGTGAACGGGTGGTCATCCGTCGTAGCGGAGCCTTCCGGATGGAAGAAACGCGACGAAGCAGTTATAGTTTCCATGCCTGCGAGATGCGGACGGCAAGAGCCGCCACGGATATCAACGCTATGGTGACGGACCGTTTCCGCTTCGGGCAGAGTATAGGGCCGAGTCTTACTAGACTCTGGATGATGGAGAGGCACAGTCGCTTTGATAGCGGAGATGCGCAACGTGAAATCGGCAAATCTACCAAGACCTAAATGTCCAAAGTCAGATCGGTTCTTGTTTGCATTTTGCGTCGTTGGTTTCTGGCTCTTATCGGGACGACCGCTGTCCGCTCAAACAGCCCCAGCCGCGACCAGCACAAAATCAGAAGTCGCAGGAAAGTTCGTCGACGTGGCTGCCGCACGAGGAATCTCCTTCAAAGCTGTTGCTTCTCACACAAGCCACAAATACCTGATCGAGACAATGGGGTCGGGTGTGGCCATGTTCGATGCCGACAACGATGGTCGTGACGACATCTTCTTCGTGAATGGCGCGACGCTCGATGACCCCACGCCGAAGGGAACTGTACCTACCAAGCGATCAGAGAAAGAATGGGACCGTCTTTACCACCAGAAGAAAGACGGTATGTTCGAAGATGTGACGAAGAAGGCCGGTCTTCAGGGGACTGGGTATGACATGGGCGCCGCTGTCGGTGACTATGACAACGACGGCTATGAAGATCTCTATGTGACCGGTTATGGCGGCAACCATCTTTATCACAACAATGGCGACGGCACTTTTACAGATGTGACAGCGAAATCAGGCACGGGCGGAGATCGCTCCGCGGGCAATGCCTGGTATACGAGTGCGGCGTGGGTCGATCTGGACAACGATGGCCGGCTCGATTTGGTGGTGCTGCGGTACGTGCGGTGGGACTTCGATGATGTGTACTGTGGCGAGCATCGAGAAGGCTATCGCTCCTATTGCCATCCGGACCTGTTCCCCGCGATACCGGCGCTTGTGTATCACAACAACGGCGACGGGACCTTTACTGAAATTGGGTCGAAGATTGGCATGGCGGTGCCGGGGAAGGGACTGGGCATCGCCATTGCGGACTATGACCGTGATGGGAAGGTCGACGTTGCTGTCGCGAATGACTCCATGCCGGAGTTCCTCTA carries:
- a CDS encoding tetratricopeptide repeat protein, giving the protein MSRLTFRSPLFRFAAVALLFCGFAVPRAHAVSKEMIQLQVQVQQLQDAVARLQQSNDERMGVLKDLVQQTADSVNKMSVDVNGLKLAMQNQQDAMGAKSDQLSGQVQAMNDSIDELKARLTRMEKALGSIQSQQQSTAAILSNLPQGSGSGANVQPATTPASAPPPTNDGSTLGPAPGEPLPAGPAQPDASASQPDSGGPSASDMYRTAYSDYMAGKYPLATSEFSDLIKAYPDDNLSGNAFYYLGEINMRTQRPTAAIKDYNQLLERYPANSKIPAGQLHKAEAMFAVRQTEAGVRELRSLIQRYPNSPEATQGRQKLASLHVSSR
- a CDS encoding OmpA family protein produces the protein MTNDRSRVMKQVVLKQGWSAVALALTVGMLAVTGCHKKNNTPPAAMAPTEGAAAPTATISADPLSIDLGQSVVLNWRTTNATSVSIDGIGNVPVNGTQTVSPSASTNFHLVAKGDGGTTDASVRVTVRVPSMPTTPSGEGDMGQDAIFHQHVQDIFFDYDSYDIRADAKGSISSAASYLNANPNIKVLIGGYCDDRGSVEYNITLGENRANAAKQALVAAGVDGHRIRVVSYGKERQFCTEETDSCWQQNRRDQFSIDR
- a CDS encoding PD40 domain-containing protein — translated: MNATRQGLLLTTFSALLTLSVSATAYSQDWNILETGKNASASTRLAAADFKPMGGDPSAAEAKHVFDATLYADLASAGIFDVVSKSQNPEVTPGNQAEMNLSQWSVAPASAAYVAFGNFSVQNGKVVVNGFLDDAKNTQYPQIFTKLYTDDAGDEGARQTAHEFADDIILRLGGTAGIAETKIFYTRKAGVSKEIWMMDYDGANQHQLTHLGEVAIGPRVSPDNSRVAFSSLGKNGFQIKMYSLLLGRMVAFSSVGGTNLSPAWSPSGEQIAFSSSRTGDPEIWISDPQGSLAHRVTSFAGPDVSPTWNPKTGAQIAWISGRSGLPQLYIMDADGSGVVRMTDGGYATSPSWSPNGQFIAFAWDRKYGPGAPGGQDIYVMEIATKRWIQLTHDIGRCDFPSWSPDGRHIVFANEPNGRDSSSRIMSMLADGTQKRVLTGAGTDMPNWSWK
- a CDS encoding TonB family protein, which gives rise to MATYANTSHAQEFDHLGRGLTWAIGLHIAAAAVIAGFAIMAHIHGPKWGENQQQSGSIQASMVSAIPLPPKAAPIDKNVLASDNVTPVPAPQPKETTQPPPRPDDVLIKGKTPEKAIPKPTVVTAPKHPQPTPVTPKAASGDAATQLPQSISQLKNGTATVTVEDKTFGQRYTYYLRLVSQLVNQNYNPNEADPRASQGHSVVLRFYIQSDGSVSDLHVETRSGSPTLDQAAMRAIQRVDSFGPLPAGAGSQLPIEFKFDYHQS
- a CDS encoding biopolymer transporter ExbD, translating into MAFSSRGRTQSALADLNITPLVDVVLVLLLIFMLTAPVLQSGIVVAVPHTRTVNQLTEEHMVVTIDKDQNVFLQDKQVNIHDLSSLLADNPKGDKRVVYVRADEKVPFGAFASVMDAVKQAGITNISIVTQPLKQ
- a CDS encoding MotA/TolQ/ExbB proton channel family protein; this translates as MTLLAFALLLQDATSTLPDSTTTAPAGNNGSAIVEMLHNSGPVALTVLGILLIASIFSWAVMLSKWRAFGSAEKQSNRFLRAFRKSGRLSEIAHVADQFKPSPLVSVFNEIHDEYQRQSGGRGIPPNPAAMERAALTASSEALTQMEHRLTWLATIAQSATYIGLFGTVMGIVNAFHGLGTAGAATLRAVAPGISEALITTAAGLVVAIPALVGYNQLTARLREFASRMDDFGRELLNAIENAALFQPQTPQSQPQEDGRRRSI
- the recN gene encoding DNA repair protein RecN, producing MLLELRAENYAVIDHAVAVFGPGLNLLTGETGAGKSILIDALVILLGSKASSDMVRFGAEKAVLGCVFESTPGAEEILERNGIDAEGDEILIRREIGTTGKGRVFVNNQPATVGVLRQLAPELALVHAQSETLVAFDAEQQRLLLDRFGDVRIDDVATHFAKWRALRSQIEELRNAEQDRTRLMDLWSFQAKEIAAAAIVDAEEDTQLETEKRVLANAERLFTGANAAQELLYEAEVSAESLLGAAQRHVEDLARFDPQFAETAQQIATAKAAVEDAASTLRAFAGQVTASPERLAEIEDRLATLDRLKRKYGSGSQKTGLAEVIAFGEEAAQRLSDIENRDARLIELEKDLTIAAAKYIVAARKLSAERTKAAEQLSKVAEKQINDLAMQARFQIDVEPNETEGAWTAHGWDAIECRIATNAGEPVKPLTEIASGGEMSRVMLALKVSVEEGAAAHAKKRGLPLPRTLVFDEIDIGIGGRAAEAVGQKLKSLSRAQQILCITHLPQIAAFADQHFLIEKAEKRGRIQTGVRLMKPEERTVEIARMLSGASVTDTSLRHAEQMLKQSI